In a single window of the Pseudopipra pipra isolate bDixPip1 chromosome 21, bDixPip1.hap1, whole genome shotgun sequence genome:
- the LYRM9 gene encoding LYR motif-containing protein 9 isoform X2, with product MPPLPGAERVRSAVQLYRYLLRCCRRLPEGSVRQHYRHTVRQSFKVHADEDDPERIQQIIKRAIEDADWVMNKYEKQKKRKDEDKDTVQEGKHQGARRCNWDMSAAPNVRGAS from the exons ATGCCGCCGCTGCCGGGCGCCGAGCGGGTGCGGAGCGCGGTGCAGCTCTACCGGTACCTGCtgcgctgctgccgccgcctgCCCGAGGGGAGCGTCCGCCAGCACTACCGGCACACCGTCCGGCAG AGTTTCAAAGTTCATGCTGATGAAGATGACCCTGAGCGAATCCAGCAGATCATTAAAAGAGCCATTGAAGATGCTGACTGGGTGATGAATAAA tatgaaaaacagaagaagaggaaggatgAAGACAAGGACACTG TTCAAGAGGGAAAGCACCAAGGAGCTAGAAGATGCAACTGGGACATGTCTGCAGCTCCAAATGTCCGAGGTGCCAGCTGA
- the LYRM9 gene encoding LYR motif-containing protein 9 isoform X1 → MPPLPGAERVRSAVQLYRYLLRCCRRLPEGSVRQHYRHTVRQSFKVHADEDDPERIQQIIKRAIEDADWVMNKYEKQKKRKDEDKDTGKHP, encoded by the exons ATGCCGCCGCTGCCGGGCGCCGAGCGGGTGCGGAGCGCGGTGCAGCTCTACCGGTACCTGCtgcgctgctgccgccgcctgCCCGAGGGGAGCGTCCGCCAGCACTACCGGCACACCGTCCGGCAG AGTTTCAAAGTTCATGCTGATGAAGATGACCCTGAGCGAATCCAGCAGATCATTAAAAGAGCCATTGAAGATGCTGACTGGGTGATGAATAAA tatgaaaaacagaagaagaggaaggatgAAGACAAGGACACTGGTAAACATCCTTAG